GCGGAGGACCCCGCGCGGCGGACGCCGACGCCGCGCTGCTGGCCGGGCTGGCCGGCGGTCCCGCGGCGCTGGCGCAGGCGCTGGACGCGCTCGGCCCGCGGGCGGCCCGCGAGCTCGCGGTGTCCGCGTGGCCGACGTGGCGCGCGGCCGCCGCCGCGGCGGAGGGGCCCGTGCGGGTGTCCGGGCCGCGGGCCGAGGTCGTCGCGGGCGCGTGGCACGTCGTCGCGGCCTGGCACCCGGCCGGGCACGCGGCCGGGCACCCTGCCGCGCAGGAGGCCCCGTGACCCTCGTCGTCGCTGTCGTCGGCCCGACGGCCACCGGCAAGTCCGACCTCGGCCTGGCGCTCGCGGAGCGCCTCGGGGGCGAGGTCGTCAACGCCGACGCGCTGCAGCTCTACCGGGGGCTGGACATCGGCACCGCGAAGCTGGCGCCGGCCGAGCGCCGCGGCGTCCCGCACCACCTGCTCGACGTGCTGGACCCCACGGAGGACGCGAGCGTCGCCGCCTACCAGCGCGACGCCCGCGCGGCCGTGGCCGACATCGGGGCGCGCGGCCGGCGGCCCGTCGTGGTCGGCGGCTCGGGGCTCTACGTCCGGGCCCTGCTCGACCGCATCGAGTTCCCGGGCACCGACCCGGAGGTCCGCGCCCGGCTCGAGGCCCGCGTCGAGGCGGAGGGTGCCCGCGCGCTGCACGCGGAGCTGGCGGCCGTCGACCCCGTGGCGGCGGACAGCATCGGACCGCGCAACGCCCGGCGGATCGTGCGCGCGCTGGAGGTGGTCGCGCTGACCGGCAGGCCGTACTCCGCGAACCTGCCGGGGCACGACTACGCCGTCCCGGCGGTGCAGATCGGGCTCGACTGCGACCGGGGGGTGCTCGACGCGCGGGTCGAGGCCCGGGTCGACCGGATGTGGGCGGCCGGGCTCGTCGACGAGGTGCGCGGGCTCGTGAAGAGCGGGATCGGCCGGACCGCGGCCCGCGCCGTGGGGTACGCGGAGGTGATCGCGGCGCTGCGGGGCGAGATCACGCTGGACGAGGCCCGCGCGCAGGTCGTCGCCGGGACGCGGCGTCTCGCCCGCAAGCAGATGGGGTGGTTCGGGCGCGACCCCCGGGTGCACTGGCTGGACGCCCAGGACCCGGACCTGCCGGAGCGCGCGCTCGCCCTGGTGGCGGCCGCGGACGCCGGTGAGCTCGGCCTCGCCACGGCCGACCCGGCGCCCCGCCGTAGTCTGGGTTCATGACCGTCCCCACCGCCGCGCCCGCGACCGCCACCTCCTCCCGGGTGCTGCACGCGACCAAGGGGCACGGCACCCAGAACGACTTCGTGCTGCTGGACGGCCGCGACGGCGTCGACCTCGACGCGGCGCTCGTCCGGGCGCTCGCCGACCGGCGCGCGGGCGTGGGGGCGGACGGCGTGATCCGGCTGGTCGCCAGCGGCGACCTGCCCGAGGGTGTCGCCGTGCTCGCCGAGGACCCCGCCGCCACGTGGTTCATGGACTACCGCAACGCCGACGGCTCCGTGGCGGAGATGTGCGGCAACGGTGTCCGGGTGGTCGCGGCCTACGCGCGGGCGCTCGGGCTCTGGGACCCCGCGGAGGGCGAGCTCGTGCTCGGCACGCGCGCCGGCGTCCGCCGCGTCCGCGAGGTCGAGGGGCCGGCCGGCGAGCTCTGGTACGCCGTCGACATGGGCGCGTGGCGCCTGCCGGGCGGCACCGGGGCGGCGTCCGCCGGCTTCGACGCCCAGGTCGCGGTGGCCGGACTCGACGTGCCCCGGCCGGCGCTCGGCGTCGACCTCGGGAACCCGCACACCGTGCTCGCGCTCGCCGGGGACGCCGAGCTGGACGACGCCGACCTCACGCGGGCGCCGGCCGTCGAGCCGGTGCCGCCGCACGGCACCAACGTCGAGCTCGTCGTGCCCCTCGGCGAGGAGCGGGACGCCGACGGCACCGTGCTGGGACGCCTCCGGATGCGGGTGCACGAGCGGGGCGTGGGGGAGACCCGGTCCTGCGGCACCGGCGCCTGCGCCGCGGCGCTCGCCGTGCGCACGTGGGCCGGGCCGCAGGCGCCCGACGTGTGGCTGGTCGACGTCCCCGGCGGCACGGTGCGGGTCACGGCGCTCGCGGACGGCCACGTCGAGCTCGCCGGGCCCGCGGTGCTCGTCGCGGACGTCGACGTCGACGTCGCGGCGCTCGCGGGCTGAGCACGGGCGCAGGACCGGGCGCCGGCCGTCCGGGAACACCACGGCGGCGACGAGGCGTTCCGACTCCGTGACCCCCGATCCCCGGCCGCGTGACGCCGACACGCCGGCGCGTGAAGTGCTGCCGCCGTCCGGCGCGCTCCCGCCTGGCGCCACCGCGGCGGACGCGGCGGGGCAGCCCCTCGACGCGGGCGCGCTGCGCCACCCGCTCGGTGCCGCGGCCACGTTCGTGCAGCTCTCGTCGGCGTTCTGCGCCCCGTGCCGCGCGACCCGCCGGATCCTCGAGCGCGTCGTCGCGACGACCGAGGGCGTCGCCCACGTCGAGGTCGACGTCGCGGACCGGGCCGACCTCGCCGAGCGGTTCGCGGTGACGCGGACGCCGACGGTCGTGCTGCTCGACGGCGGCGGGCGGCCCGTGGCGCGCGTGACCGGCGTGCCGTCGCTCGCGCAGGCCCGTGCGGCGGTGGCCGCCGTCGCCGGCTGACGCCGGCCGCCGGTCAGCCCGCGGCGACCACCCGCAGCACCCGGAAGCCCCGGGACGTGGCGACGCGGTCGACGTCCGCCTCGCCCCCCAGCTCCTCGCCCAGCCAGCGCAGCAGGGAGTCCGACCCGAGGTTCTTGGCGACGACCAGGTACGCCTCACCACCGGGGACGAGCCGGCGCAGCCACTGGCGGAGCATCGCGTGCAGGGTCTCCTTGCCCACCCGGATCGGCGGGTTCGACCAGATCGCCGCGAACCGCACGTCGTCCGGGACGTCCTCGGGGCGCACCGCGCGCACCCCGGCGAGCCCGTGCGCCGCCGCGTTGCGGCGCGTGAGGTCGAGGGCGCGCTCGTTGACGTCGACCGCCCACACGCGGGCCGCGGGGGACGCCAGCGCGAGGCTCAGCGCGACCGGCCCCCACCCGCACCCGAGGTCCAGCAGGTCGCCGGCGCGGGGCGGCGCGGGCACGTGGCGCAGCAGCACCTCGGTCCCCGCGTCGAGGTGGTCCGGGGAGAACACGCCGCCCGCCGTCCCGACGTCCAGGTCCCGGCCGGCCAGGTGCACGGTGCGGCGCCGGAGCTCGCCGTCCGACGCGGGCTCGGCCGTGAAGTAGTGCTCGGGGCTCACGTCCGCGACCCTACCGGCGTCCGCCGGTGGCGAATTGCCTCGCGCGGCCCCCTGGGGCGCGCGACACTGGACACCGGGCGCCGACGACGGACGCCCGTCGCCGACACCGAAGGACGCGCGTGACCGATCCCCAGACCCCCCCGACCCGCGAGCAGGACGTCACGGACGCACCGGGGGACCCGCAGCAGGCCGCGCGGGACGCCCAGCGGGTCGCCGACGACGTCGTCGCACGCGTGCTGGCCCGGGCGGGCACGGCGCTCCAGGACGGCGCGACCGTCCACACCGCGCACGACGGGGAGCAGCTCGACCTCGAGGAGCGCACGTCGCTGCGCCGGGTGGCGGGGCTCTCGACGGAGCTCCAGGACGTCACCGAGGTCGAGTACCGGCAGCTCCGGCTGGAGCGCGTGGTGCTCGTCGGCCTCTGGGGCGGCCCGGGCACGACGCAGGAGACCGCCGAGATCTCGCTGCGGGAGCTCGCGGCGCTCGCCGAGACGGCCGGCTCCGAGGTGCTGGACGGGCTGCTGCAGCGCCGGTCCACGCCCGACCCCGGCACGTACCTCGGGTCCGGCAAGGCCGCGGAGCTCGCGGGCGTCGTCCTGGCCGTCGGCGCGGACACCGTCGTCGTCGACGGGGAGCTGGCGCCCTCGCAGCGCCGCGCGCTCGAGGACGTCGTCAAGGTGAAGGTCGTCGACCGGACCGCCCTGATCCTCGACATCTTCGCCCAGCACGCCAAGTCGCGGGAGGGCAAGGCGCAGGTCGAGCTCGCGCAGCTCGAGTACCTGCTCCCGCGCCTGCGCGGCTGGGGCGAGTCGATGTCCCGGCAGGCGGGTGGCCAGGTCGGCGGCGCCGGGGCCGGCATGGGCTCCCGCGGACCCGGTGAGACGAAGATCGAGCTGGACCGCCGCCGCATCCGCAACCGGATGGCCAAGCTGCGCCGCGAGATCGCCGCGATGGAGCCCGCCCGGCAGACCAAGCGGGCGTCCCGGAAGAAGAACGCGATCCCGTCGGTGGCGATCGCCGGCTACACCAACGCCGGCAAGTCCTCGCTGCTGAACCGGCTCACCGACGCCGGCGTCCTCGTGGAGAACGCGCTGTTCGCCACGCTGGACCCGACCGTGCGCCGCGCCCAGGCCGCGGACGGCCGCGTGTACACCCTGGCGGACACGGTGGGCTTCGTCCGGAACCTGCCGCACCAGCTCGTGGAGGCCTTCCGGTCGACGCTCGAGGAGGTCGCCGACGCTGACCTGGTGCTGCACGTCGTGGACGCCTCGCACCCCGACCCGGAGGGGCAGATCGCCGCGGTGCGGCACGTGTTCGCCGACATCCCGGGCGCGATGGACGTGCCCGAGATCATCGTGCTGAACAAGGCCGACCTCGCCGAGCCGGAGGCGCTCGCCCGCCTGCGCTCGCGCGAGCACGGCGCGGTCGTCGTCTCGGCGCACACCGGCGACGGGATCGACGAGCTCCAGGCGGTCATCGCCGACCAGCTCCCGCGCCCGGGCGTCACGGTCGACGTCGTGATCCCGTACGACCGCGGCGACCTGGTCCACCGGGTGCACGAGACCGGTGAGATCGACGCGGAGGAGCACACCGAGCTCGGGACGGCGCTGCGCGGGCGGGTCGACGCCGGCCTCGCGTCCGAGCTGGCGGCCGCAGCGGTCCGCGGCCGCTGACGCCCGTCGACGACGCCGCGTGCGGGGCTGTCGGCGCGCGCGACTACCCTGTCCGGGTGCCTGATCCAGCCCCGGACGTCGACCACCTCCTCGACGTGGCGGTGGCGGCGCTCGGCGGTGCGCCGCGCGAGGGCCAGCGGCGCATGGCCCGGGAGGTCGCCGACGCCATCGAGGCCGGCCGGCACGTGATGGTCCAGGCGGGCACCGGCACCGGGAAGTCGCTCGGGTACCTGGTGCCGTCGGTCCGGCACGCCGTGCTGGCCGACGAGCGCGTCGTGGTCTCGACGGCCACGCTCGCCCTGCAGCGTCAGGTCATGACGCGCGACCTGCCGCTCGTCGCGGACGCGCTCGCCCCGGAGCTGCCGCGGCCCCCGCAGGTCGCCCTGCTGAAGGGCTGGCACAACTACGTCTGCGTGCACAAGACCGCGGGCGGCTACCCGCCGGACGACCAGGGCATGCTGTTCGACCTGGGGGACCGCGGTGCGGCGGACCACCCCGCGACCGCGGAGGCGACGGACGGCGAGCCCGCGGAGAAGGAGTCGCTCGGGGCCCAGGTGGTCCGGCTGCGGGAGTGGGCGGAGGCCACGGAGACCGGCGACCGGGACGACCTGGTGCCCGGCGTCGGTGACCGCGCGTGGCGGCAGGTCTCCGTGACGGCGCTGGAGTGCCTGGGGCAGCGGTGCCCGGTGCTCGACGAGTGCTTCCCCGAGCGCGCGCGGGCCGCGGCGCGGTCCGCCGACGTCGTCGTGACGAACCACGCGATGCTCGGGATCGCGGCGTCCGGCTCGCCCGGCGTGCTGCCCGAGCACCAGGTGCTCGTGGTCGACGAGGCGCACGAGCTCGCCGACCGCGTCACGGCGCAGTCGACCGCGGAGCTGTCGGTGGCCACCGTCGAGCACGCCGGGCGGATCGCGCGCCGCCACGCCGGTGTCGCGACGACCGACCTCGACGGTGCCGCCGCGGCGCTCGGCACCGCCCTCATGCAGCTGCCCGAGGGCCGGTTCGCCCAGGGGCTGCCGGAGGGCACGCGCGCCACCGTGGCGATGGTGCGGGACGCCGCGCGGTCGCTGCTCACCGCCCTGCGTCCGGAGAAGCCCGCCGCGGGCGAGAGCGCCCAGCCGGACCCGGGCCTGAAGATCGCGACGTCCGCGGTGCTGGCGCTGTTCGAGGTGGCCGAGCGGATGGCGGCGGACCCCGACGACCAGCGGTTCACCGTCCTGTGGTGCTCTCGCGGGGAGCGCGACGGGGCGACCCGGCTGTACGCGGCGCCCCTCGCGGTGAACGGCCTGATCCGCACGAACCTGCTGGCCGGGAGGGCGTCCGTGCTGACCTCGGCCACGCTCAGCCTCGGCGGGGAGTTCCGGCCGATGGCGCGGGCGATCGGCCTCGAGGGGGCGGGCGAGGCGGCCGCCGCGACGGCCTCCGTGGCGACGCCCGCGGCGGTGCTCGGGGCGCCGGGCGGGAGCGAGGGGACGGACGCGGGGGGTGCGGCGTCCGCGGGGGAGGCGTCCGCTCGCGGGCGGGCGGGCGCCGAGGGGACCGGGTCGTCCGCGACCGCGACACTGCCCTGGCACGGCGTGGACGTCGGCAGCCCGTTCGACTACCCGCGCCAGGGCATCCTCTACATCGCGCGCCGCCTGCCGCCCCCCGGGCGCGAGCCGGCGACCGACGCGCAGCTCGACGAGATCGAGGCGCTCGTCACGGCCGCCGGCGGCCGGACCCTCGGGCTGTTCTCGTCGCGCCGCGCCGCGGTGGCCGTCGGCGAGGCGATGCGCGAGCGGCTGGACGTCCCGGTGCTCGTGCAGGGCGAGGACCAGCTCCCGACGCTGGTGCGGCGGTTCGCGGAGGACGAGGCCACGTGCCTGTTCGGCACCCTGTCGCTCTGGCAGGGCGTCGACGTCCCGGGCCGGGCGAACCAGCTCGTGATCATCGACCGCATCCCGTTCCCGCGCCCGGACGACCCCGTGCGGTCGGCCCGCTCCGAGGCCGTCGCCGCGGCCGGGGGCAACGGGTTCATGTCCGTCGCGGCCACCCACGCGGCGCTGCTGCTCGCGCAGGGGGCCGGGCGCCTCATCCGGTCCGTGGACGACCGGGGCGTCGTCGCCGTCCTCGACCCGCGTCTCGCCACGGCGCGGTACGGGGAGTTCCTGGCGCGGTCGCTGCCGGCGTTCTGGCGCACCACGGACCGCGAGGTCGCGCTCGGGGCGCTGCGCCGGCTCGCGCAGCCCTGATCGCGCGTCCGGGCCCGCGCGGGCCCGTGACGTGCGTCGCAGCCGAGCGGACGCACAGCCGGCCCGGGGGCGGCTAGCCTCGTGCGCAGCAGCGCGCCGACCGGCGCCGACGCAGCACCAGCACCACCGGGAGGACCGCCGTGAGCGATCAGACGAACGACGTCGAGGGCGACGAGCTCGGACTGCCGGGGACCGCCGCCGGACCGCGCCGCACCACCAAGCTCGCCGTCGTGGGCGCGGGCGCCGTCGGGTCGACCATGGCGTACGCGGCGCTGATGCGCGGCGCGGCCCGCAGCGTGGTGCTGTACGACATCAACAAGGCCAAGGTGGAGGCGGAGGCGCTCGACCTGGGCCACGGCATCCAGTTCATGCCGATGGCCGAGGTGGTCGGGTCCGACGACATCGCCGCGTGCGCGGACGCGGACGTCGTCATGGTCACCGCCGGGGCGAAGCAGAAGCCGGGCCAGACCCGCATCGACCTGGCCGAGGCCACGATCTCGCTGGTCAAGAAGATCCTGCCGTCGCTCGTCGAGGTGGCGCCGAACGCGGTGTACGTGATGGTGACCAACCCGGTCGACATCGTGACGTACGCGGCGCTGCGGGTGTCCGGCCTGCCGCCGACCCAGCTCTTCGGCTCCGGGACCGTCCTGGACTCCTCCCGGCTGCGGTACCTCATCGCGCAGTACACCGGCGTCGCCGTGCAGAACGTGCACGCGTACATCGCGGGCGAGCACGGCGACACCGAGCTGCCGCTGTGGTCGTCCGCCACGATCGGTGGTGTCCCGCTGCTCGACTGGAACGCGAT
This is a stretch of genomic DNA from Cellulomonas sp. ES6. It encodes these proteins:
- the miaA gene encoding tRNA (adenosine(37)-N6)-dimethylallyltransferase MiaA translates to MTLVVAVVGPTATGKSDLGLALAERLGGEVVNADALQLYRGLDIGTAKLAPAERRGVPHHLLDVLDPTEDASVAAYQRDARAAVADIGARGRRPVVVGGSGLYVRALLDRIEFPGTDPEVRARLEARVEAEGARALHAELAAVDPVAADSIGPRNARRIVRALEVVALTGRPYSANLPGHDYAVPAVQIGLDCDRGVLDARVEARVDRMWAAGLVDEVRGLVKSGIGRTAARAVGYAEVIAALRGEITLDEARAQVVAGTRRLARKQMGWFGRDPRVHWLDAQDPDLPERALALVAAADAGELGLATADPAPRRSLGS
- the dapF gene encoding diaminopimelate epimerase, giving the protein MTVPTAAPATATSSRVLHATKGHGTQNDFVLLDGRDGVDLDAALVRALADRRAGVGADGVIRLVASGDLPEGVAVLAEDPAATWFMDYRNADGSVAEMCGNGVRVVAAYARALGLWDPAEGELVLGTRAGVRRVREVEGPAGELWYAVDMGAWRLPGGTGAASAGFDAQVAVAGLDVPRPALGVDLGNPHTVLALAGDAELDDADLTRAPAVEPVPPHGTNVELVVPLGEERDADGTVLGRLRMRVHERGVGETRSCGTGACAAALAVRTWAGPQAPDVWLVDVPGGTVRVTALADGHVELAGPAVLVADVDVDVAALAG
- a CDS encoding thioredoxin family protein, translated to MTPDPRPRDADTPAREVLPPSGALPPGATAADAAGQPLDAGALRHPLGAAATFVQLSSAFCAPCRATRRILERVVATTEGVAHVEVDVADRADLAERFAVTRTPTVVLLDGGGRPVARVTGVPSLAQARAAVAAVAG
- a CDS encoding methyltransferase → MSPEHYFTAEPASDGELRRRTVHLAGRDLDVGTAGGVFSPDHLDAGTEVLLRHVPAPPRAGDLLDLGCGWGPVALSLALASPAARVWAVDVNERALDLTRRNAAAHGLAGVRAVRPEDVPDDVRFAAIWSNPPIRVGKETLHAMLRQWLRRLVPGGEAYLVVAKNLGSDSLLRWLGEELGGEADVDRVATSRGFRVLRVVAAG
- the hflX gene encoding GTPase HflX; the protein is MLARAGTALQDGATVHTAHDGEQLDLEERTSLRRVAGLSTELQDVTEVEYRQLRLERVVLVGLWGGPGTTQETAEISLRELAALAETAGSEVLDGLLQRRSTPDPGTYLGSGKAAELAGVVLAVGADTVVVDGELAPSQRRALEDVVKVKVVDRTALILDIFAQHAKSREGKAQVELAQLEYLLPRLRGWGESMSRQAGGQVGGAGAGMGSRGPGETKIELDRRRIRNRMAKLRREIAAMEPARQTKRASRKKNAIPSVAIAGYTNAGKSSLLNRLTDAGVLVENALFATLDPTVRRAQAADGRVYTLADTVGFVRNLPHQLVEAFRSTLEEVADADLVLHVVDASHPDPEGQIAAVRHVFADIPGAMDVPEIIVLNKADLAEPEALARLRSREHGAVVVSAHTGDGIDELQAVIADQLPRPGVTVDVVIPYDRGDLVHRVHETGEIDAEEHTELGTALRGRVDAGLASELAAAAVRGR
- a CDS encoding ATP-dependent DNA helicase, translating into MPDPAPDVDHLLDVAVAALGGAPREGQRRMAREVADAIEAGRHVMVQAGTGTGKSLGYLVPSVRHAVLADERVVVSTATLALQRQVMTRDLPLVADALAPELPRPPQVALLKGWHNYVCVHKTAGGYPPDDQGMLFDLGDRGAADHPATAEATDGEPAEKESLGAQVVRLREWAEATETGDRDDLVPGVGDRAWRQVSVTALECLGQRCPVLDECFPERARAAARSADVVVTNHAMLGIAASGSPGVLPEHQVLVVDEAHELADRVTAQSTAELSVATVEHAGRIARRHAGVATTDLDGAAAALGTALMQLPEGRFAQGLPEGTRATVAMVRDAARSLLTALRPEKPAAGESAQPDPGLKIATSAVLALFEVAERMAADPDDQRFTVLWCSRGERDGATRLYAAPLAVNGLIRTNLLAGRASVLTSATLSLGGEFRPMARAIGLEGAGEAAAATASVATPAAVLGAPGGSEGTDAGGAASAGEASARGRAGAEGTGSSATATLPWHGVDVGSPFDYPRQGILYIARRLPPPGREPATDAQLDEIEALVTAAGGRTLGLFSSRRAAVAVGEAMRERLDVPVLVQGEDQLPTLVRRFAEDEATCLFGTLSLWQGVDVPGRANQLVIIDRIPFPRPDDPVRSARSEAVAAAGGNGFMSVAATHAALLLAQGAGRLIRSVDDRGVVAVLDPRLATARYGEFLARSLPAFWRTTDREVALGALRRLAQP
- a CDS encoding L-lactate dehydrogenase, translated to MPGTAAGPRRTTKLAVVGAGAVGSTMAYAALMRGAARSVVLYDINKAKVEAEALDLGHGIQFMPMAEVVGSDDIAACADADVVMVTAGAKQKPGQTRIDLAEATISLVKKILPSLVEVAPNAVYVMVTNPVDIVTYAALRVSGLPPTQLFGSGTVLDSSRLRYLIAQYTGVAVQNVHAYIAGEHGDTELPLWSSATIGGVPLLDWNAMDGHVPLTREVRDSIAREVVDSAYRIIAGKGATNYAVALAGSRIIEAIVKDERRILPVSSLLDGYHGISDVCLSVPSVVGRSGVGERLQVPMSTDELAGLKRSAESLRAVARRFGL